A stretch of Lathyrus oleraceus cultivar Zhongwan6 chromosome 6, CAAS_Psat_ZW6_1.0, whole genome shotgun sequence DNA encodes these proteins:
- the LOC127096566 gene encoding inosine triphosphate pyrophosphatase, which translates to MAAIKSASSGLVLPRPVTFVTGNAKKLEEVRAILGQSIPFQSLKLDLPELQGEPEDISKEKARLAAIQVKGPVLVEDTCLCFNALKGLPGPYIKWFLQKIGHEGLNNLLMAYDDKSAYALCVFSFAVGPNSEPITFSGKTLGKIVPPRGPNDFGWDPIFQPDGYDETYAEMSKEEKNKISHRFKSLALVKSHFAEAGYTFQT; encoded by the exons ATGGCTGCTATAAAATCTGCTTCCTCTGGATTGGTACTGCCACGTCCGGTTACTTTTGTCACCGGAAATGCGAAAAAGCTTGAAGAAGTTCGCGCTATCTTGGGACAGTCCATTCCTTTTCAATCCCTTAAACTTGACT TGCCTGAGTTGCAAGGAGAGCCTGAAGATATCTCCAAAGAAAAGGCACGTTTGGCTGCTATTCAG GTTAAAGGACCTGTTTTGGTTGAAGACACTTGCCTCTGTTTCAACGCCTTGAAGGGTCTTCCAG GGCCTTATAT CAAATGGTTTCTCCAGAAGATTGGTCATGAAG GTCTCAACAATCTGTTGATGGCATATGATGATAAATCAGCTTATGCATTATGTGTATTTTCCTTTGCAGTCGGTCCAAACAGTGAACCTATCACATTTTCAGGAAAAACACTG GGGAAGATTGTTCCTCCAAGAGGACCCAATGATTTTGGATGGGATCCCATTTTTCAACCTGATGGCTATGACGAAAC TTATGCAGAGATGTCCAAAGAAGAAAAGAACAAAATTTCTCACCGCTTCAAATCTCTGGCACTGGTGAAATCACATTTTGCTGAAGCTGGATATACCTTTCAGACCTAA